Within the Paenibacillus sp. AN1007 genome, the region CACTCCCCAGCTTGTTCCAGATGCGTTCCCGACGTTCCATGGGACAATACACGGAGTCAATGCCAATCAGCTGAATTCCGCGCAAAATAAATGGATACACCGTCGATTCAAAATTATTTCCTCCGGTTAAGCCCGATACGGCAGCAGCTCCTCCATACTGTATCTGCTTCAAACGCTCCCCAAGTGCCGGTCCCGCTGTCGGATCGATGATTCCAGCCCACTTCTGTTTGCCCATGACCCCCTTAAGCGGAGCATCCGCTTCTTCGCGCGAGATCACTTCGGCGGCTCCCAAACTGCGAAGCAGTGCCTCTTCCTGCTGCTTTTTACCTGTGCTCGCCGTTACTTCAAAGCCCAGCTTCGCAAGAATAGCAATCGCCATGCTGCCCACCCCTCCAGTGGCACCTGTAACGAGAATTTTGCCCATTTGCGGCGTAATGCCAGCATGTAACAAAGCATCAACCGAAAGCGCCGCAGTGAATCCTGCTGTTCCAATCGCCATCGCTTCCTTCTCACTCAGTCCTTGCGGCAGAGGCACCAACCACTCACTCCGCAGACGAGCATACTCACTGTATCCACCGTAATGGGACACGCCTGGTTCAAATCCGGTACTAATTACTCGGTCACCAGGTGCAAAACGTCCGCTCACGGATTCTTCCACCGTTCCTGCCAGATCAATTCCAGGCACGATCGGGTATTCGCGAACGACACCTCCGTTTTCTTTTGACGCAAGCCCATCCTTATAATTCACACTGGAATAATGTACCTGTATGGTCACGTCACCGTTAGGCAGATCCTCCTTTTTCAACTGCTCTATATTAGCGGTTACTCTTTCTTGATCATCCTTACGTATTACATAAGCTTGAAATGGTTCTTTCATCCGGATCATCTCCTTTATTTTCGTTCGGTAAGCAGATAAAGTATCGGTCCTGCAAGCGGCAGCAGCCCTGCCCAAGCCCAGTTTGATGCTCGTCCATTCACTTTGGCATCCCGGAAGGTTGCAATCGTGGACAGCAAAGTTAGTACAACAAAATCAATCGTCATAATATGGACAAACGAAGATTCATTGAATGTTTGCTCGAAACGCTCCGGGTTCCCTAGAAGCAGCGCATAGAGCGCCGCTCCCAGTGTTAGTAACAGCAGGATCAGATGGGTCAGCCTATGTGAAGCCACTCGCGAAATGCCAGATTTGGACTGTTTCAGAGACGACAAAGAATCTGCTGATATCCCTTTTCCTAAAGGGGAGCTTAACGCAAAATAGGGCAGCAGCGCAAACGCCCCCAGACCAAAGGAAAACAAGACGAATGGCCAAGCAGGTATATGCCGGCCCTCACGCGTTTTCACCGGTTTGCGAAGTAACATGCAGGCATACACCGCCGGGAAAATACCCAGCCACGAAAAAACAGTCAGCACCCATGGTTCCTCGCTGCGCATTCTAAGCAGCTCTTTGAAAATCGGATCATTAGCGGGAGAATTTCCCGGTGCAAAAAACAATGCGTAAGCTGTGAAAGCGATCCAAATCAACCCTAGTATGTACCTCATATTGGCAGCCCCCTCTACCTTTCATCCCCTGCTGACAGGTTATTGAAACAACTCTTCTTCGCAGTCTGAATCAAAACGCTTCCTCCTCTCTCTCTTGATTTAAAGTACAGATCAGAACGTGGCGGGATTTGACGTTTCCTGCGGTTTCCCGAGAAATAATCGTTTGAATGCTGCAGCTGAGAAGTTTGGAGAAAAACATGTAAAATGAGGAGGAAGCTGCACTGCAAGCGCAAGTATATCTTAACAAACGAAGTGTACGCCTTCCTTCAGTCATTTTCTATGAAGCTGCACACATCTTGATTCGCATCGAAAGTCGTACCATATCAAAAAGGCACAAGCCCGGACTGACTGTCGGGTTATGCCTTCGTTGATTCGATATCCATTAAAGATGTTACTCTTCTGTTGATTTCACATGTTCAGCAATCAGCTTCTGTTTCATATTCCAAGCTGCCGGGCTGATGTTCACACGATAAATCTCCGGATTCAGCTTCCGCTGGTACTCAGGCCAGAAGAGATTCAGCTGCTCCTTATGGTATGCACGTATCTCATCCAGAGTAGGCAGATCATACACTTTACGTCCATTTACAAATATCGGTTCCAGCATGTTGACTGCCTCATAGCGGGTGACCGTCTTTTTCAGATATGGATGAAGCGGGTTGAACAGCTTGAGCGGACCGCCCTGAAGCGGCTGTTCCTCTTCCGGATAACAGATATAATCTGCAATGGCCTTGCCGTGCTTCGGATCAATGATGCGGAATACTTCTTTTTTACCCGGCGTAGATACCTTTTCGGGATTGGCTGATATTTTAAGCGTCGGAAGCATTTCTCCGTTCACTTCACGCTCTACCAGTTTGTATACACCGCCCAGTGAAGGCTGATCCGAAGCGGTAATCAACTGCGTACCAACACCCCATGTGTCGATCCGAGCACCTTGAGCTTTGAGGTTAAAAATGGTGTTTTCATCCAAATCATTCGAAGCTACGATTTTCACATAATGAAGTCCGGCTTCATCCAGCATCTGGCGCGCCTGAATCGATAGATACGCAAGGTCGCCGCTATCGAGACGAATCGCATTCATTTTTTTGCCCTGACTTTCCAGCCACTTGCCTGTTTTGATCGCATGAGGAACGCCGCTATTCAGCGTATCAAACGTATCTACGAGCAGTGTCACCTGATCCGGCAGTACTCTTGCGTAGGCATCGAAAGCCTCCTGCTCGCTCATGAAGCTCTGCACCCAAGAATGTGCGTGGGTACCCGCTGTGGGAATGCCGAATTGTTCACCTGCCAGCATATTAGATGTCGCATGAAAACCGGAAATATACGAAGCACGTGCACCCCAGATTGCCGCATCAGCTTCTTGTGCCCGGCGTGTTCCGAACTCAAGCAGGGTATCCCCCTGTGCTACCTGTTTAATGCGGGATGCCTTTGTCGCAATGAGGGTCTGATAATTCATGAAGTTCAGAATTGCTGTTTCCACCAGCTGCGTTTCCATAATGGTGCCTTCAACCCGAATGAGCGGTTCGTCAGGAAAAACAACTGCACCTTCCTTCATGGAATGAATCGTTCCCTGAAATGAGAACTGAAGCAATTCCTCTAGAAAGACCGGATCATAGTTCTCTGGTTGTTTGGATAAAAATTTGATGTCCTCCATGGTGAAGCGAAGCTGGCTGATATAATTTACAATGCGCTCCAATCCGGCAAATACGGCATAACCGTTGCCAAAAGGAAGCTTGCGGAAGTAGGCTTCGAAGACTGCCTTCCGTTTGTGTGTACCATTCACCCAGTGCGCATACATCATGTTGATCTGATATTTATCCGTATGTAAAGCCAGGCTTGTTGTCTGCATTTGTCTCATCCTCTCTGACTTCCGCTCGTTTTTCAGGCCACGCCTGAAAATACGGGCTTAAAGCTGATTACACCGCATTCACTGGTGACGAATCAGGCCAAAATCGTTTCGCTTGCCTTAACCACCTGCGCACCCATGCTTGAGCGAAAGTGTGAAAGTGCCCAATCATGTCCCGCGGGGTTAAAGCTCGCTACAGCATCCTCATAAATGGTAATATGAAATCCTTTGTTATAGGCATCAACCGCAGTGTGAAGTACACATATGTCCGTACATACCCCAATCAGAGCGATATCCGTTATGCCCCGTTCGCGCAGCTTTAACTCCAGGTCTGTTCCGCAGAACGCACTGTATCTGGTTTTATCCATCCAGCGAATCTCGTCCTTTCGCTTTTCCATAACCTCAGCCAGACGGCCGTACAGATGTCTTCCTTCTGTCCCCCGGATGTTGTGAGGCGGAAAAAGAACAGTCTCCGGATGGTACGGATCATTTCCTTCATGCAGGTCTACCGCCATAATCACTTCGTCTTTATTGCTGCAGTAAGCCTCTGTAATTGCCGCTACCGTCTCGTCAATCTCCACAGCGGGCTGGCCTACAGGCAGCGCACCTGTGACAAAGTCCCGTGTAAAATCAATAACAATCAATGCTTTCATCGTCCACACTCCCTCTTTTGAATGGGTTGAATGCATTAGCCAGAAATTTGCTTCTCACGCAGCGGATTGGAAATCATAAACCCTGATTTTACAAATTTCGCGTTCAACGATTGTGCGTATTACGTATAGATTGATAATCGAGGTACAAGCTCAGTGAACCGATACAGCTGTGCCGGTCGCTGGGAATATTGATTCGAGCTGACCAGATTGCCCTCATCATCGCGTACTTCCTCAACGATCCCTTTGCGACTGCGTGTGGATGTAATTTTACGAATAAAATTAGGTTCTTCAAAATCGGGTACGACGCTCTGGATCACCTGATATAATTCACTTAACGTGAAATCACGCGGCAGAAACTGTCTGGCAATCGTCGTCTCCAGCATCTGCTGTTGAATCCGTCTGTACGCATCTTCAATGATCGTTCGATGATCAAAAGCAAGTTCCAGTTCCTCCAGCGCTTCCTGGATTGTAAACAGCCCCACATCTTCAGCATCATCTGCTGCCTGACGATGTTCCAGCATCCATTCCTCTACAAGAGCAAAGAAGGCATGAGAGATAATCCATCCTCTCGGATCACGTCCCGGCTGACTGTAAACGTTCAGATATTCCAGATGTCCGCCGTCCACACCCGTTTCTTCCATCAATTCGCGCTTTGCCGCCCCGTAAATGGACTCATTCTCCTGACAGAATCCACCCGGCAAAGCCCATCTTCCTGCAAACGGCCAGCCCTTGCGTTTAATTAACATGACCTTCAACTCCCGAATCGGGAGGGTTTTGGTTACTGTCTTGCGTTCCCTCTTCGTCAGTGTGAACATGACGATATCAGCAGGAACCCCGTCCGGGGTGCGATATTTTTTGGAACTATAGTTACGTGCTTCAAGTTCATCATTCGCTGGTTCAGTATTAACGTATTTGTTATTTTCGCTCATGGGCACCACCGACTATTTTCATTTTGATAATCTCATTATGACATAATAATATCTTTTGTCAACCGTGGATTACAATGCCGCTCTTCAGACTCTCGGTTTCGCCACTCGAAATGTAGCTGTAGCCATACATCCCAAGGTTCCTGACGCGTCTCGAACCTCAGATTGAGTCGTGATGCTGCGTCCCGCCTGATGAAGCACGGTAGACGTTACCCGTAATTCACCCTGTCTCATTGGTGCAAGAAAATGTACATTGAGGTTTGTTGTAACACATCCGTCAACCTCCATGGCTGCTGCCGCGACCATGCCCATCCCCTGATCCATAAGTGAGGTCAGCACACCGCCATGAATGATCCCCATCGAGTTGGTATGCTGCTCACCTGCTGTTAGCGCGATCTGAACTTCCTGTTTGCTGCCCTTGATGTAACGGCATCCAAGGAATCCCCAAAACCGACCATCCCCGTCTTCCACCATTTTGTCCAAAATACTCATGTTTCATTTCTCCTTTGTTTCACATGTTGTCTCACGAACTCTAGATGTGATTATCAATTATTGAGTTGTCCACCGTTTTCAATTATTATGATATGCCCGCACGCTTATCCAGCGAACCCAAACCAAATAACTCCACAGCGTGGAGCCTCGCTTAAAGTACGTTCCCCATATGCCTGCGATTGCCGCTCCACTCCCTGTGTCCCATCATGTCAAAAAGGCGCGGACTGCGTCCGCACCCTTCCGTTCTTTTAACCGCAGCTGGTCGGAGGTGAATCCGTTCCCGCTTCGACGTTGACTTTTTCGGATACTGTATCTCGAATGACGGAGATGACAAGCTGAAGCAGATAATTGATGTCGCTCTGACTCTGCTGGAACTCGGTTACAAGTGGAATGCTGTCCAGTTCATTTTGCAATTCATCAATTTCCTGTTCTATCTTGCTCACCATTCCGCTGTTGTTAAAACTCTCAAAAGCAACAATTTCCTTTTGCTTCTTTTTAATTGTTGCGATCAATTGCTGAATACGCTCATGATCCCGAATTTTGGCTTCGGCCTGCTGGAACTGTTTTACTTCTTCGCTCGTACCGAGCATATCTGCCAATTCTTTGGCCTTTCCCATAATGTCGTCGCGTATGATCAGATTGCGCGTATCGTAGGTAGGCATTCCATAATGGTTGTACTGCACTTCTTCCTGCGCCACTGTGATCGCTCCATTCGTATGAGATGATTATAAGATGAGATTGCGGTTCAATAGATGTTAGGACATCTGCTCGAGCGGACGCTCCGGGTTCGGATCGTTCTTTCGATCGCTGTTATTCCCGGATTTTTTTGATCCTTTTTTCGAAAAAGGGGAAAATCCGGCGACAAAGGCGAACGCTAACGCTTCTTCAGAATCGATTCCGTTCCCTTCGCTGCTTGAGCAGCATGTCCAAACTTCACATTGAACCTTAGGAGATCTCATCTTAATAATGAGTGTTAGTCTATTACTGATTCGCAGCAACGGGCTCGGTGAGCAGGTTACCGCGAATATAAAACGTCATCGGATCGGTAATTTCCACCTGCACAAACGAACCGATCAGTTCCTTAGGCCCTTCAAAATGCACCAGCTTGTTGCTGCGCGTACGTCCAGCTAGGACGGTTGAGTTTCGTTTACTCTCGCCTTCTACAAGCACTTCAACAATCCTGCCACGCTGCTGCTCATTGCTGCGATGACTGTACTCGTTAACCGTTTCATTCAGGCGTTTCAAACGTTCTTTTTTCACTTCCATCGGTACATTATCTTCCATCACTGCTGCAGGCGTGCCTTCACGCGGAGAGTAGATGTACGTATAAGCAAAATCATAACCGACTTCGCGCACCAGCGAAAGCGTATCTTCAAACTGCTCATCTGTTTCACCAGGGAATCCTACAATAAAATCGGTTGTTAGAACCACATCTGGAATCGCAGCTTTGATTTTCGCTGCCAGATTGAGATAGTGTTCCCGGGTGTACTTACGGCTCATACGTTTGAGCACTTCTGTACTGCCCGACTGCACTGGCAGGTGAATATGCTCCACCAGATTGCCGCCTTTCGCAAGCACCTCGATCAAATGGTCATCGAAGTCGCGTGGATGGCTTGTAGTGAAACGCACACGTGGTATATCTATTTTGCGAATATCGTCCATCAAGTCTCCGAACGTATACTTCAGATCGGTAAAGTCTTTACCGTACGCATTTACATTCTGACCCAGGAGCGTGATTTCTTTGAATCCCTGTCTAGCCAGCTCTCTTACTTCTGCAATAACATCCTCTGGACGACGGCTGCGTTCTTTACCCCGAGTAAACGGTACGATGCAATATGTACAGAACTTGTCGCAACCATACATAATGTTTACCCAGCCGCGCATACCTTCCCGTTTCTTCGGCAGGTTCTCAATGATGTCGCCTTCCTTCGACCACACCTCAACAACCATCTCTTTACTGAAGAGCGCTTCCTGAATCAGATGCGGCAGACGGTGTACATTATGGGTCCCAAAGATCATGTCGACAAAACCATGTTTCTGCATGATCCGGTTAACGACGCCCTCTTCCTGAGACATACAACCACAGACGCCAAGCAATAAACCTGGATTTTCGAGTTTCAGCGCTTTGAGATGACCGAGTTCACCAAAAACCTTGTCTTCTGCATTTTCGCGAATCGCACAAG harbors:
- a CDS encoding acryloyl-CoA reductase, which translates into the protein MKEPFQAYVIRKDDQERVTANIEQLKKEDLPNGDVTIQVHYSSVNYKDGLASKENGGVVREYPIVPGIDLAGTVEESVSGRFAPGDRVISTGFEPGVSHYGGYSEYARLRSEWLVPLPQGLSEKEAMAIGTAGFTAALSVDALLHAGITPQMGKILVTGATGGVGSMAIAILAKLGFEVTASTGKKQQEEALLRSLGAAEVISREEADAPLKGVMGKQKWAGIIDPTAGPALGERLKQIQYGGAAAVSGLTGGNNFESTVYPFILRGIQLIGIDSVYCPMERRERIWNKLGSEWKPDRALALGVQEITLKQLPHTLTNILQGGAVGRSVVRMLTE
- a CDS encoding nicotinate phosphoribosyltransferase, translating into MQTTSLALHTDKYQINMMYAHWVNGTHKRKAVFEAYFRKLPFGNGYAVFAGLERIVNYISQLRFTMEDIKFLSKQPENYDPVFLEELLQFSFQGTIHSMKEGAVVFPDEPLIRVEGTIMETQLVETAILNFMNYQTLIATKASRIKQVAQGDTLLEFGTRRAQEADAAIWGARASYISGFHATSNMLAGEQFGIPTAGTHAHSWVQSFMSEQEAFDAYARVLPDQVTLLVDTFDTLNSGVPHAIKTGKWLESQGKKMNAIRLDSGDLAYLSIQARQMLDEAGLHYVKIVASNDLDENTIFNLKAQGARIDTWGVGTQLITASDQPSLGGVYKLVEREVNGEMLPTLKISANPEKVSTPGKKEVFRIIDPKHGKAIADYICYPEEEQPLQGGPLKLFNPLHPYLKKTVTRYEAVNMLEPIFVNGRKVYDLPTLDEIRAYHKEQLNLFWPEYQRKLNPEIYRVNISPAAWNMKQKLIAEHVKSTEE
- a CDS encoding isochorismatase family cysteine hydrolase, producing the protein MKALIVIDFTRDFVTGALPVGQPAVEIDETVAAITEAYCSNKDEVIMAVDLHEGNDPYHPETVLFPPHNIRGTEGRHLYGRLAEVMEKRKDEIRWMDKTRYSAFCGTDLELKLRERGITDIALIGVCTDICVLHTAVDAYNKGFHITIYEDAVASFNPAGHDWALSHFRSSMGAQVVKASETILA
- a CDS encoding NUDIX domain-containing protein gives rise to the protein MSENNKYVNTEPANDELEARNYSSKKYRTPDGVPADIVMFTLTKRERKTVTKTLPIRELKVMLIKRKGWPFAGRWALPGGFCQENESIYGAAKRELMEETGVDGGHLEYLNVYSQPGRDPRGWIISHAFFALVEEWMLEHRQAADDAEDVGLFTIQEALEELELAFDHRTIIEDAYRRIQQQMLETTIARQFLPRDFTLSELYQVIQSVVPDFEEPNFIRKITSTRSRKGIVEEVRDDEGNLVSSNQYSQRPAQLYRFTELVPRLSIYT
- a CDS encoding PaaI family thioesterase, giving the protein MSILDKMVEDGDGRFWGFLGCRYIKGSKQEVQIALTAGEQHTNSMGIIHGGVLTSLMDQGMGMVAAAAMEVDGCVTTNLNVHFLAPMRQGELRVTSTVLHQAGRSITTQSEVRDASGTLGCMATATFRVAKPRV
- a CDS encoding YlbF family regulator — encoded protein: MAQEEVQYNHYGMPTYDTRNLIIRDDIMGKAKELADMLGTSEEVKQFQQAEAKIRDHERIQQLIATIKKKQKEIVAFESFNNSGMVSKIEQEIDELQNELDSIPLVTEFQQSQSDINYLLQLVISVIRDTVSEKVNVEAGTDSPPTSCG
- the miaB gene encoding tRNA (N6-isopentenyl adenosine(37)-C2)-methylthiotransferase MiaB yields the protein MAKDSKKDYSQYFDFSDAKVISQDEFSKKIRIRGREINIKAEPNHRQEKQRGKEDIQVLYETAVPEELKTIGKGKHYIVYTYGCQMNEHDSETIKGLLETMGYQATEDRKAADIILLNTCAIRENAEDKVFGELGHLKALKLENPGLLLGVCGCMSQEEGVVNRIMQKHGFVDMIFGTHNVHRLPHLIQEALFSKEMVVEVWSKEGDIIENLPKKREGMRGWVNIMYGCDKFCTYCIVPFTRGKERSRRPEDVIAEVRELARQGFKEITLLGQNVNAYGKDFTDLKYTFGDLMDDIRKIDIPRVRFTTSHPRDFDDHLIEVLAKGGNLVEHIHLPVQSGSTEVLKRMSRKYTREHYLNLAAKIKAAIPDVVLTTDFIVGFPGETDEQFEDTLSLVREVGYDFAYTYIYSPREGTPAAVMEDNVPMEVKKERLKRLNETVNEYSHRSNEQQRGRIVEVLVEGESKRNSTVLAGRTRSNKLVHFEGPKELIGSFVQVEITDPMTFYIRGNLLTEPVAANQ